In Brachybacterium saurashtrense, the genomic stretch AAGAGCTACGGCCAGATCTTCCAGGAGTTCGAGGGCAACTACGGCCAGAAGCTCGGCTCCGGCGACGTGAAGTACCACCTGGGCACCGAGGGCACCTACTCCTCGCCGGACGGCAAGTCCACCAAGGTCTACCTCGCCGCGAACCCCTCGCACCTCGAGGCCGTCAACCCCGTGCTCGAGGGCATCGCCCGCGCCAAGCAGGACCGCCTGGAGCGGCCCGAGGAGTTCCCGGTGCTGCCGGTGCTGGTGCACGGCGACGCCGCGTTCGCCGGCCAGGGCGTGGTCACCGAGACGCTGAACCTCTCCGAGCTGCGCGGCTACCGCACCGGCGGCACGATCCACGTGGTCATCAACAACCAGATCGGCTTCACCACGCTGCCGGACTCCTCGCGCTCGTCGTTCTACTCGACCGACGTCGCGAAGTCGACGCAGCTGCCGATCTTCCACGTCAACGGCGATGACCCGGAGGCCTGCGTGCGGGTGGCGGAGATCGCCTTCGAGTTCCGCCAGAAGTTCCACCGCGACGTGGTCATCGACATGCTCTGCTACCGCCGCCGCGGTCACAACGAGGGCGACGACCCCTCGATGACACAGCCGGAGATGTACAAGCTGATCGGGCAGAAGCCCTCCACCCGCAAGCTGTACACCGAGGCGCTGATCGAGCGCGGTGACCTCACCGAGGAGGAGACCGAGGGCCTGGTGCGCAACTTCCAGGACCACCTCGACGAGGCCTTCGCCTCCACCCGCGACTCCGCCGCGGCCGCCCCCGCGGAGGAGAACGTGCAGGGCCTGGACCTGCCCGTCTCGCAGCAGGGCACCGACGCGGTGAAGGACGCCGACACCGCGGTGGACGCCGGCGTGCTGGAGCGGATCGGGCAGGCGCACTCGGAGATCCCCGCCTCCTTCACCGTGCACCCCAAGCTCCTCACCGTGCTGCAGCGCCGCACGCAGATGAGCACCCAGGGGAACGTGGACTGGGCCTTCGGCGAGCTGCTCGCCTTCGGCTCGCTGCTCATGCAGGGCCACCGCGTGCGCCTGGCCGGCCAGGACTCCCGCCGCGGCACCTTCGTGCAGCGCCACAGCGTGCTCATCGATCACGAGAACGGCGACACCTGGACCCCGCTGTCCTACCTGGACGACGCCCAGGCGCGGTTCAACGTCTACGACTCCTCCCTCTCGGAGTTCGCGGCGCTCGGCTTCGAGTACGGCTACTCCGTGGAGAGCCCGAACTCGCTGGTGCTGTGGGAGGCGCAGTTCGGCGACTTCGTCAACGGCGCGCAGACCATCATCGACGAGTTCATCTCCGCCTCCGAGCAGAAGTGGGGCCAGAACTCCTCGGTGGTGATGCTGCTGCCGCACGGCTACGAGGGCCAGGGCCCGGACCACTCCTCCGCGCGCATCGAGCGCTTCCTGCAGCTGTGCGCCGAGAACAACATGCGCGTGGCGGCCCCCTCCACCCCGGCGAGCTACTTCCACCTGCTGCGCAAGCAGGCGCTCGCCGAGCCGAAGAAGCCGCTGATCGTGTTCACCCCGAAGTCGATGCTGCGCAACAAGGCGGCGGTGAGCCCCGTGGAGGACTTCACCACCGGCACCTTCGAGCCCGTGCTCCCGGACACCACCGTGGATCCCGCGGGCGTGCGCCGGGTGCTGCTCACCTCCGGCAAGGTCTACTGGGACCTGGTGGCCCGGCGCGAGAAGCTCGGCGCGACCGACACCGCGATCGTGCGGGTCGAGCAGCTCTACCCGTTGCCCTCCGAGCAGCTGCACAGCGTGCTGGACAGCTACCCCGAGGCGACCCTCACCTGGGTGCAGGAGGAGCCGCAGAACCAGGGCGCCTGGAGCTTCATGGCGATGAACTTCGCCGTCGAGGTGGGGCGCACGCTGCGGGTCGTGGCCCGTCCGGCCTCCGCCTCCCCGGCCACCGGCTCGAACGCGACCCACAAGGTCGAGCAGGAGGATCTGCTCACCCGGGCCTTCGAGGCCTGAGCCCTGCGGGCGGGTCACGGGTTCGCCCGTGGCCCGCCCCGCCGTTACAGTTGTCCTCCCCCGTCCCCGTCCAGGAGGTCCCGGTGCCCACCGTGCCCATGACGCCCGCCCCGACCCCGGAGTCCCGGATCCGGATCATCGCGCTCGGTGACGAGCTCCTCGCCGGAGTCGGAGACGCCCGGGCGCTGGGCTGGCTCGGCCGCGCGGTCGCCAGCGAGCAGGGCGCCGACAGCCGGATCGACGTGTTCGCCGCCGCGCTGCCCGGGGAGACCTCCGCCGAGCTCGCCGACCGCTGGGACGCGGAGGTGCACCGTCGGCTCTCGGCGGAGGGCCAGGCCGACGGCTCCGTGGACCACCGCATCGTGCTCGCCCTGGGACGCGGCGACGTGCCGGCGGGGATCTCCCTGGCCCGGTCCCGCCTCAATCTCGCCAAGGTGCTCGACGGGCTCGAACGGCTCCGGCTACCCGCCTTCGTGGTGGGCCCGGCGCCGAGCGCCGACAGCGGCACCACGGCCGCCGTGCGCGAGCTCTCCGCCGCGTTCGAGGACGTCTGCTCCCGCCGCCGCATCCCCTACGTCGACACCGTCGGTGGGCTGGTGGGGCACGACCAGTGGGAGTCCGATCTCGCGCGCTCCGCGGGCGACCATCCCGGCCAGACCGGCTACGGTCTGATCGCCTGGCTGGTGCTGCACGCCGGTTTCGGCCGCTGGCTGGGCACCTCCTCCTGAGCACCCCGCCGCCCCGGAGCCTGCCGACGGGGGCGCGGCGGCCGAGTGACCTCGGCCTCAGCACGCCCTCCCCGCCCCCGTCGGCGCGGGTGCAGGCCGGCCGGTGTGGCACAATCGACGGATCCATCGGGCGAAGGAAGGAGATCGTGATGAGCAAGCGAGGACGCAAGCGCAAGGCTCGCCGCAAGAACGGCGCGAATCACGGCAAGCGCCCCAACAGCTGACCGTGAGCTCGCCGCGTGCGAGACGACGACAGGCCGCCCCCTCACCGGGGGCGGCCTGTCGTCGTCGTGGGCGCGGCGCGGGGCGCCGGGCCGCTCAGCCCAGCTCGCGCCGCACGGTGGAGGTGCGCGTGATGCGCACGGTGCCGTCCGCCTCGGTGCGGGTCTCGGTGCGCGTCACCGAGACGGTGCGGCAGTGCACGGCGATCCGTTCGCGCAGCGAGGACGGAGCGCGGTCCGCACAGCTGCGGCGAACCAGCTCCTTGAGCGCTCGCACCCGCTCCCATTCCTCGGCGCACTCGGGGCAGTCGTCGGTGTGGCGGCGCATCCGCTGCACCATCTCGGCGGGCAGCTCGCCGTCGAGGGCCTCGTCGAGGCCGTAGCGCAGATCGCGGCCGGCGCCTCCGGAGCGGCCGGTGGGGTCGTCCTGGGTCATCGCTCCTCCTTCCGGCCCGTGGTGTCGGGCGCCTCCTGTGCGGTGGTCGCGCCGGAGCGCAGGTATCCGGTGCGGTGGGCGTAGTCCGAGAGCTTCTCGCGCAGCTGGCGTCGCCCCCGGTGCAGCCTCGACATGACGGTCCCGATGGGGGTGTCCATGATCTCGGCGATCTCCTTGTACGCGAAGCCCTCCACGTCCGCGAGGTACACGGCCATGCGGTAGTCCTCCCGC encodes the following:
- a CDS encoding multifunctional oxoglutarate decarboxylase/oxoglutarate dehydrogenase thiamine pyrophosphate-binding subunit/dihydrolipoyllysine-residue succinyltransferase subunit, whose protein sequence is MSQQTQDSDSAEFGPNQWLVDALREQWREDPSSVDPSWAEYFSAQGPVSTGSSATATASDTSAASTTTPAGDPAPSAAADEAASTTAPAEDPTPAAPTGDAPSEPAAAPAAAPSPASPAPAPATTSQPPKDTPAVNADPTKDSAPAPAVSTTSDRPAKVPTTTAQIPAVELREPKAVKLRGPAAAVARNMDESLGVPTATSVRDVPVKLLFDNRIVINNHLKRHRAGKVSFTHLIGWAMIEAITEIPDMNNGFELDEKGKPLLLEREDINFGLAIDMPRPDGSRGLVVPSIKAAQRFDFHGFWKAYEEVVKKARAGKLTMDDFAHTTVSLTNPGGIGTVHSIPRLMQGQGVIVGVGAMDYPAQFQGASQATLADLAVSKVTTLTSTYDHRIIQGAASGEFLKRMGDKLLGKDGFYDRVFASLRLPYQPVRWVPDNPFKHTQSERLARVMDLIHAFRVRGHLMADIDPLGYKVRTHPDLDVETYGLTLWDLERTFPTRGLGGKDKATLRDILGVLRDAYCRTIGVEYMHISDPEERAWIQEKMETPRKPFDKAELTHIMDRLNAAEAFETFLQTKFVGQKRFSLEGGEAVIPMLDAVLYGAAHDEVDEVCIGMSHRGRLNVLSNLAGKSYGQIFQEFEGNYGQKLGSGDVKYHLGTEGTYSSPDGKSTKVYLAANPSHLEAVNPVLEGIARAKQDRLERPEEFPVLPVLVHGDAAFAGQGVVTETLNLSELRGYRTGGTIHVVINNQIGFTTLPDSSRSSFYSTDVAKSTQLPIFHVNGDDPEACVRVAEIAFEFRQKFHRDVVIDMLCYRRRGHNEGDDPSMTQPEMYKLIGQKPSTRKLYTEALIERGDLTEEETEGLVRNFQDHLDEAFASTRDSAAAAPAEENVQGLDLPVSQQGTDAVKDADTAVDAGVLERIGQAHSEIPASFTVHPKLLTVLQRRTQMSTQGNVDWAFGELLAFGSLLMQGHRVRLAGQDSRRGTFVQRHSVLIDHENGDTWTPLSYLDDAQARFNVYDSSLSEFAALGFEYGYSVESPNSLVLWEAQFGDFVNGAQTIIDEFISASEQKWGQNSSVVMLLPHGYEGQGPDHSSARIERFLQLCAENNMRVAAPSTPASYFHLLRKQALAEPKKPLIVFTPKSMLRNKAAVSPVEDFTTGTFEPVLPDTTVDPAGVRRVLLTSGKVYWDLVARREKLGATDTAIVRVEQLYPLPSEQLHSVLDSYPEATLTWVQEEPQNQGAWSFMAMNFAVEVGRTLRVVARPASASPATGSNATHKVEQEDLLTRAFEA
- a CDS encoding GDSL-type esterase/lipase family protein yields the protein MPTVPMTPAPTPESRIRIIALGDELLAGVGDARALGWLGRAVASEQGADSRIDVFAAALPGETSAELADRWDAEVHRRLSAEGQADGSVDHRIVLALGRGDVPAGISLARSRLNLAKVLDGLERLRLPAFVVGPAPSADSGTTAAVRELSAAFEDVCSRRRIPYVDTVGGLVGHDQWESDLARSAGDHPGQTGYGLIAWLVLHAGFGRWLGTSS
- a CDS encoding 50S ribosomal protein bL37, with amino-acid sequence MSKRGRKRKARRKNGANHGKRPNS
- the rsrA gene encoding mycothiol system anti-sigma-R factor — encoded protein: MTQDDPTGRSGGAGRDLRYGLDEALDGELPAEMVQRMRRHTDDCPECAEEWERVRALKELVRRSCADRAPSSLRERIAVHCRTVSVTRTETRTEADGTVRITRTSTVRRELG